Proteins encoded together in one Juglans regia cultivar Chandler chromosome 9, Walnut 2.0, whole genome shotgun sequence window:
- the LOC118349487 gene encoding phosphoinositide phospholipase C 2-like: MQGHGRSLWLMHGMFKANGGCGYIKKPDFLLNTGPHNEVFDPNVILPVKKTLKVTVYMGEGWYHDFTHTHFNAFSPPDFYKRSICMGVRIAGVSADTIMKKTKTLEDNWVPDWNEKFEFPLSVPELTLLRIEVHEYDMSEKDDFGGQTCLPVSELRVGFEQFHFIALRERNTNL; encoded by the exons ATGCAG GGGCATGGAAGATCACTGTGGTTGATGCATGGAATGTTCAAAGCAAATGGTGGGTGTGGTTATATTAAAAAACCAGATTTCCTGTTGAATACTGGTCCACATAATGAGGTCTTTGATCCTAATGTTATATTGCCGGTGAAAAAAACTCTGAAG GTGACTGTCTATATGGGGGAAGGATGGTATCATGATTTCACTCACACGCACTTCAATGCGTTTTCCCCACCAGATTTCTAT AAACGATCAATATGTATGGGGGTTCGAATTGCTGGGGTGTCTGCTGATACTAtaatgaagaaaacaaagacaTTAGAGGATAATTGGGTGCCTGATTGGAATGAAAAATTTGAGTTTCCACTGTCTGTCCCAGAACTGACTTTGCTTAGAATTGAAGTTCACGAGTATGACATGTCTGAAAAGGATGATTTCGGAGGCCAAACATGTCTACCCGTGTCCGAACTGAGAGTGGGATTCGAACAGTTCCACTTCATAGCCTTGAGGGAGAGAAATACAAATCTATAA